From one Coffea eugenioides isolate CCC68of chromosome 11, Ceug_1.0, whole genome shotgun sequence genomic stretch:
- the LOC113752951 gene encoding isoflavone reductase homolog PCBER-like, translating to MAVKSKILIIGGTGYIGKYVVEASAKAGHPTFALVRENTISDPKRAAILESFKSLGVGFLYADLHDHQRLVDAIKQVDIVISTVGGDFVAHQVKIIAAIKEAGNIKRFLPSEFGSDVDRLHGVVEPAASFYSSKAEIRRAVEAEGIPYTYLVCNVYAGYLNYFLNPFGGSVSASPPRDKIVILGDGNPKVFFSEEENVAAYTIKAADDPRTLNKIVYLRSPANSLSCNEIVSLWERKIGQTLEKIYLPEKEVLEKIREASMSSKSILSLLHALSVKGQMANFEIDASFGVEATELYPDVKCTAIDEYLDQFVSE from the exons ATGGCTGTGAAAAGCAAGATTTTGATCATTGGCGGCACCGGATACATTGGCAAATACGTAGTGGAGGCAAGTGCAAAAGCAGGGCACCCAACTTTTGCATTGGTCCGAGAAAACACAATTTCAGATCCTAAAAGGGCAGCCATCCTAGAGAGCTTCAAGAGTTTGGGAGTCGGATTTCTTTAT GCAGATCTACACGATCATCAGCGGTTGGTAGATGCAATCAAACAAGTTGATATAGTGATCTCGACAGTCGGGGGAGATTTCGTGGCTCATCAAGTTAAGATAATTGCAGCAATTAAAGAAGCTGGTAACATCAAA AGATTTCTACCTTCTGAGTTTGGAAGTGATGTGGATCGTTTGCATGGCGTTGTTGAGCCTGCCGCAAGCTTTTACAGCTCCAAAGCTGAGATCCGCAGAGCTGTTGAAGCTGAAGGGATACCTTACACTTATTTAGTATGTAATGTTTATGCTGGTTATTTGAATTATTTCCTTAACCCCTTTGGAGGCTCTGTCTCTGCAAGTCCTCCCAGAGACAAAATTGTCATTCTTGGTGATGGAAATCCAAAAG TTTTTTTCTCGGAGGAAGAAAATGTAGCTGCATACACCATTAAAGCAGCAGATGATCCAAGGACCCTGAACAAGATTGTGTACCTTAGATCACCTGCCAACAGTCTGTCCTGCAACGAAATAGTATCATTGTGGGAAAGGAAAATTGGCCAGACCCTCGAAAAGATTTACCTTCCAGAGAAGGAAGTCCTTGAGAAAATCCGAG AGGCTTCAATGTCATCAAAATCCATCCTGTCTCTGTTACACGCTCTTTCTGTGAAGGGACAAATGGCCAACTTTGAGATCGACGCTTCTTTTGGCGTGGAGGCAACGGAGCTCTATCCCGATGTGAAATGCACCGCAATCGATGAGTATCTCGATCAGTTTGTATCAGAGTAG